A window from Amblyomma americanum isolate KBUSLIRL-KWMA chromosome 7, ASM5285725v1, whole genome shotgun sequence encodes these proteins:
- the LOC144098316 gene encoding uncharacterized protein LOC144098316, giving the protein MRGMGTAGDGSPPAQLGPVELVPSLRGGTKAKYGGRTFTLETDNGIRYRWRCDVRPCRSRLTTDAYGKAHMVYAFRPHDEDVHLREAARKKRRSEATFKQAVTKIGGFGYVLENQAGNMLFWRCEYVSCPGRCRTTPDLHLVAGPTHHLKELHGHGGRPDTVGDFADTSSTVELEQRVSHDASEGLQITSGAFPLHPQQKEGQEKYQHLIQPKKEYEERQQPEDRTISAVPFKREPDAEPDPAPPIRPASADKVGDLATSKDAGTKHWSGTVHPASASGHIPDSSPTPCADSHLDCLRRPAAQASESSPTARDTICIDLSDSEEAGEKNSVAGAGERWSYKVADSVFFDQSRHVRPAEVLAMTCGECDSHERAGVLDQMRRLIEAETNLIRERLQTEVLRGTLLRRRIDGFLLKKERV; this is encoded by the exons ATGCGCGGCATGGGGACCGCCGGCGATGGCTCACCGCCGGCCCAGCTGGGCCCCGTCGAGCTGGTGCCGTCGTTGCGTGGCGGCACGAAGGCCAAGTACGGCGGCCGTACCTTCACGCTGGAAACGGACAACGGCATACGCTACCGCTGGAGATGCGACGTACGCCCGTGCAGGTCGCGGCTCACTACCGACGCGTACGGCAAGGCACACATGGTGTACGCCTTCCGTCCCCACGACGAAGACGTCCACCTTCGAGAAGCAGCCAGGAAAAAGAGACGCTCCGAGGCAACTTTCAAGCAG GCCGTGACAAAGATCGGTGGCTTCGGCTACGTGCTGGAGAACCAGGCGGGGAACATGCTGTTCTGGCGCTGCGAGTACGTGAGCTGCCCCGGACGGTGCCGCACCACCCCCGACCTGCACCTGGTTGCCGGCCCAACGCACCACCTCAAGGAGCTGCACGGCCACGGAGGCCGGCCGGACAC GGTTGGTGATTTCGCCGACACGTCCAGCACCGTGGAGCTCGAACAGCGAGTCAGCCACGATGCGAGTGAAGGCTTGCAGATTACCTCTGGGGCGTTTCCTCTTCATCCCCAGCAGAAGGAAGGGCAGGAGAAATACCAGCACCTTATTCAGCCGAAAAAGGAGTACGAAGAGCGGCAACAGCCCGAAGACCGCACCATAAGTGCTGTGCCGTTCAAGCGGGAGCCCGACGCCGAGCCGGATCCAGCGCCTCCTATCCGTCCTGCATCCGCGGACAAGGTCGGTGACCTTGCGACCAGCAAAGATGCAGGGACCAAGCACTGGTCTGGCACGGTGCACCCGGCGTCTGCCAGTGGCCATATACCTGATAGCAGTCCGACCCCTTGCGCAGACAGCCATCTCGACTGCCTGAGGCGGCCTGCTGCACAAGCAAGCGAGTCTTCTCCCACTGCCCGAGACACCATATGCATTGATCTGTCCGACTCTGAAGAGGCCGGGGAAAAGAACTCGGTTGCAGGCGCCGGCGAGAGGTGGTCGTACAAGGTCGCCGACAGTGTCTTCTTCGACCAGAGCCGCCACGTGCGTCCCGCAGAAGTGTTGGCGATGACCTGCGGCGAGTGCGACAGTCACGAGCGAGCTGGCGTCCTTGACCAGATGCGCCGCCTCATCGAGGCCGAGACGAACCTGATCAGAGAACGGCTGCAAACTGAAGTTCTGCGCGGGACTTTGCTCAGGCGCCGCATTGATGGCTTCCTCTTGAAGAAAGAACGAGTGTAG
- the LOC144098317 gene encoding uncharacterized protein LOC144098317: protein MRRIQAVLVVFTVVLLGFFDAAFGMDELLGLLNDQVDSATNVMRAFLAVFVGAFTINACAVVFIVFGDGRSRRFLFPLVLVYAALYLVFSGLAYLFLGLSGTVAGRVRTLGALVDSVSLTDVSDSAFSYIKVQEPECRLRFVCEVSEKAIERDHMFALVLRVVSVLGSAGGPYVEAVLGGLSGRGCHLLFSECDYSPLRRSLPFVD from the exons ATGAGAAGAATACAGGCAGTACTCGTCGTTTTCACCGTcgtgcttctgggatttttcgacGCTGCTTTTGGAA TGGACGAACTGTTGGGCCTGCTCAACGACCAGGTGGACTCGGCCACCAACGTGATGCGCGCCTTCCTGGCCGTCTTCGTGGGCGCGTTCACCATCAACGCGTGCGCCGTGGTGTTTATCGTGTTCGGCGACGGCCGCTCGCGGCGGTTCCTCTTTCCCCTGGTGCTGGTGTacgcggcgctgtacctggtCTTCAGCGGGCTCGCCTACCTCTTCCTGGGCCTCAGCGGCACCGTCGCCGGCCGCGTGCGAACGCTGGGCGCGCTCGTCGACAGCGTGTCGCTCACCGACGTGTCAGACTCGGCCTTCTCCTACATCAAG GTGCAAGAACCCGAGTGCCGGCTCCGATTCGTGTGCGAGGTCTCCGAGAAGGCCATCGAGCGGGACCACATGTTCGCGCTCGTGCTGCGCGTCGTCAGCGTGCTGGGCAGCGCCGGAGGCCCCTACGTGGAGGCCGTGCTCGGGGGTCTCAGCGGACGCGGATGCCACCTGCTGTTCTCCGAGTGCGACTACTCGCCGCTGCGCAGATCCCTGCCTTTCGTTGACTAG